The Acidipropionibacterium virtanenii DNA segment ACGACGGCGCGGCCGGGGCGGGCAGGCGGCTCGCGGCAGACCGGCGCCCACATTTGTGTCACTAAAGAATGTGATACGTTCAAAACCATGACCACGACATCCCGTCCTGCCGGCGTCCCCGTCGACGCCCCGGACTGGTCCGAGGAGTTGCGGGAGTCCGGCCTGCGCATCACCTCCGGCCGCATCGCCGCCCTGGAGTACCTCAGCGAGCATCCCCACAGCACGGTCGCCGAGATTCTGCGCGCCCTGCGCAGACACCACCCCAGCCTGTCCACCCAGTCGGTCGGCAACATCGTGCGGGATCTCGCCCGCTACGGCATGATCCGCCGCATCGACCTGCCCGATTCGGGTGCCGCCCGCTACGAGACCCGGGTCGGCGACAACCACCACCACATCCAGTGCATCATCTGCGGGCGGATCAAGGACGTCGACTGCGTCGTCGGCCACGCCCCCTGCCTCACCCCGTCCAACACCCAGGGCATGCGCATCCTCGAGGCCGACGTCACCTTCCGCGGCGTCTGCGCCGAGTGCGAGCGCAAGAACCCCGACTTCCCGGCGCTGCGCACCCACGCCGCCAGGCGGGCGCCGATGAGGCGCAGACCGCCCCTGCGGGGCTGACCTCCAAGGGCCGACGACCCCCCAAGAACTCCCGGAGCCCCGATCAGGGCCCCGGGCCCGAACGAAGAAAGGAACTGCCTGTATGAGCGACCTGGAATCCGGCTGCCCTGTACCCCACTCCTCAGGAACTCACTCCTCAGGACCCCACATGTCAGGTCAGGGAGGCAACCCCGCCGACTCCTGCCAGCCGCGTCTGCCGCACCCGACCCAGGGACAGGCCAACCACGAGCACTGGCCGAACAAGCTCAACCTGAAGGTTCTCAGCGAGAACGCCGACGTCATCAACCCGCTGGACCCGGGCTTCGACTACAAGCACGAGTTCGAGAGCCTCGACTACGAGGCTCTCAAGGCCGACATCAAGGAGCTGCTCACCACCTCCCAGGACTGGTGGCCCGCCGATTTCGGCAACTACGGCCCGATGATCATCCGGGTGGCCTGGCACTCCGCCGGCACCTACCGCAAGTGGGACGGCCGCGGTGGCGCCGGCACAGGCCAGCAGCGCTTCGCCCCGCTGAACTCCTGGCCCGACAACGGCAACACCGACAAGGGACGCCGACTGCTGTGGCCCGTCAAGAAGAAGTACGGCAGGAAGATCTCCTGGGCCGATCTGATGATCCTGGCCGGTAACGTCGCCCTGGAGGAGATGGGCTTCAAGCCGCTGGGATTCGGCGGCGGACGCGTCGACGCCTGGGAGCCCGAGGACGTCTACTACGGCACCGAGCCCGAGTTCAAGCAGACGTCTGACCGGATGTCCGGCGAGGGCACCGAGCGCGAGCTCGAGAAGCCCTTGGCCGCCACTGTGCAAGGGCTCATCTACGTCGACCCCGAGGGCCCCGAGGGACAGCCAGACCCGGTCGTCTCGGCACGCGACATTCGCCTCACCTTCGGCGGGATGGGCATGGAGGACGACGAGATCGTCGCCCTGATCGCCGGCGGCCACACCTTCGGCAAGTCCCACGGCGCCGCCCCCGACGACAAGTACGTCGGCGCCGAGCCCGAGGCGGCCCCCATCGAGCAGCAGGGCCTGGGCTGGAAGAACTCCTACGGCACCGGCAAGGGCGACGACACCATCGTCTCCGGCCTGGAGGTGACCTGGACCTACCACCCCACCCGCTGGGACGACGAGTTCCTCCACATCCTGTTCGCCTACGAGTGGGAGCCCGTCAAGGGCGAGGGCGGCCACTGGCACTGGCGCCCCAAGGACGGCGCCGGCCAGGACATGGTGCCGATGGCCCACTCGGCCGCCAAGCGCGAGCCCCGGATGTTCACCTCCGACATCGCGCTGCGCGCCGACCCCGGCTTCGAGAGGATCGCCCGGGAGTTCCACCTCGATCAGGACAAGTTCGCCGACGCCTTCGCCCGCGCGTGGTTCAAGCTGACCCACCGCGACATGGGCCCCAAGTCGCGGTACCTGGGCCCCGAGGTGCCTGCCGAGGACTTCATCTGGCAGGATCCGCTGCCCGCCCGCGACCACGAGCTGATCGATGACGCCGATGTCGCGGCGCTGAAGAGGACCATCCTCGATTCCGGGCTGTCGGTGGCCGAGCTGGTCAAGACCGCCTGGGCGTCCGCGTCGACCTTCCGCAAGGGGGACAAGCGCGGCGGCGCCAACGGCGGGCGGATCCGCCTGGAGCCCCAGCGCGGATGGGAGGTCAACGAGCCTGCGGAACTCGCCCGGGTGCTCGACGTCTACGAGGGCGTCAAGCGCGACTTCGACGGCGCCAATGCTCCGAAGAAGGTCTCGATCGCCGACCTCGTCGTTCTCGGCGGGGCCGCCGCCGTGGAGAAGGCTGCCGCCGACGCCGGCACCCCGGTCGAGGTGCCCTTCGCGCCCGGCCGTGTCGACGCCACCCAGGAGCAGACCGACGTCGACGCCTTCAACCTGCTGGAGCCGACCGCGGACGGGTTCCGCAACTACTGGCGCCCCGGCCACCGGCTGCCCGCTGAGAACCTGCTGGTGGACCGCGCCGCCCAGCTCAGCCTCACCCCGCCCGAGATGACCGTCCTGGTCGGCGGACTGCGGGCCCTCGGCGCCACCTACAAGGGCTCGTCACTCGACGTGATGACCGACCTTCCCGGCGTGCTCAGCAACGATTTCTTCTCCAACCTGCTGGAGCTCGGCAACGAGTGGAAGCCCCTGGACAAGGGCGGGAACGCCTTCCAGGCATCCGACGAGGTGACCGGGGAGAAGAAGTGGACCGGCACCCGCAACGACCTGGTGTTCTCCTCGAACGCCGAGCTGCGGGCCATCGCCGAGTTCTACGGCGCCGACGACGCCCAGGAGAAGTTCGTCCGCGATTTCGTGGCGGCCTGGGTGAAGGTCTCGAACCTGGACCGCTTCGACCTGCGCTGAGCCCTGTCCGGGCCCGTCATACGTGACCGATCTCCCGACAGATCGAGGTTTTCAGCCCGAACGGGCTCACAACCCCGATCTGTCGGGAGATCGGTTTTCCGACCACGACCCCTGAAGCAGGGGTCTCACTCGTAGTCCGGAACCCTCGTCTCGGCGCTGATGAACCAGGCCTGCTGCTCCAGTGCCGCAATGTGGTCGTGGAGCAGGTCGGAGGTCGTCGGATCCTCGGCGTCGACGTCGTCGTGGACCGTGCGCATCGTCCGCACCGCTGACTCGATGGCGGCGACCACCAGGTTGATGGCGTCATGGGTGGTCATCTCACCCTGCGGGAGGTCCGGAAGGGTGGTGGTGCCGGCCACCACGCTCGGGCGACCGTCGGGGGTGGCGTGCAGGGCCCTCATCCGCTCCGCGATGATGTCGGCGGCGCCGCGAGCCGCGACGACCACCTCGTCGAGATTGAGATGAAGGTCCCGGAAGTTCGGCCCCACGATGTTCCAGTGGGCCTGCTTGCCCACCAGGTGCAGCGCGATGAGATCCACCAGCACCCGCTGCAGGTTCTCGGCCAGCCCCGGCGATGCGACGAAGCCGTGCTCCGCGTTCTCCCTGGCGGTCTCGGTGGCCCCGGTCGGCCGGGGGACGTTGATCTGAAGTCGGTCAGTCATCATGTTCTCCTTGTCCTGTTGCGTCGTCATGTCGGTATGTCGCTGTGTGCCGCGTCTGCGCCGGGTTTCCGGGTCACCTGATGCTCCGGGCGATCTCGTCGCGATCGGTCGGGCGGCGGGCCAGCAGCGTGCGCGCGGCGTCCAGCCGGCCCTCGGCCTGCCACAGCAGGACGCCGACCGGTGCGCCGGTGCTGTCGAGATAGACGGCGACCGGCTCTCCGTCGCCGGTCTCGGTCGCCAGCACCTCCAGACTCGGGTCCAGGGTGCCGACGGCCTGCCAGCCCACCCCGAAGACCACCGAGTAGAAGTACGGGGTGTAGGCGTAGGGCTCCGGGTCCCCCGCCATCGAGCGGCCCACCGCACGCCCCATCTTGCGGGCGCTGTCCACGTGCTCCACGCGGGTGCGTCCCAGGATGGCGTCCGGGTACGAGGCGACGTCCCCGGCGGCCCAGACGGCCTCGTCGGAGGTCTTGAGGTGGGCGTCGACCACGATCCCGTCGTCCACCTCCAGGCCGGCCGCCTCGGCGAGCTCGGTCGCCGGGACCGTCCCCAGTCCGGCGATCACCGCGTCGGCTCTCAGGGCGTTGCCGTCGTCGAGGGTCACGATCGTCGCCTGGCCGTCCCTGCCGATGACAGAGGCCTGCCTGCCCGGCAGCAACTGCACCCCGGCGTCGGTGAACAGGCGCTGGTAACCCGATGCGATCTCGGAGGGGAACATCGAGCCCCCGAGGGTCTCCTCGGGGAACACGAGGGTCACCTCGCAGCCCTGACCGATGAGTGCCGCGGCCAACTCGGAGCCGATGTAGCCGCCGCCCACGATGACGAATCGGCGGCCGGGGGTCGCGAGGCGACGCACCCGGTGGTAGTCGTCGGCGCTGCGGAAGTAGATGACGGCGTCATCCTGGGCGTCGTCGAGCTGACGGGGATGGACGCCGGTGGCCAGCAGCAGCCGCTCGTACCCGACATCCTCGCCCTCGGCCGTGCGCACCTGGTGCTTCTCGCGGTCGATGGAGGTCACCTCGGTCTCCAGATCCAGGTCCGCGCCGGTCTCCGGCTGAGTGCCCAGCGGCACCTGGCTCCATCCGAAGCTCGGATCGGTCCACAGCTTCTTGGTCAGCGCGGGCCGGGTGTACGGCGGATCGACGTCGGCGCTGAGAATTCCGATCGTGCCCTCGCCGTCCAGCTCGCGAATGCCTCGCGCCGCCCCGTCGGCGACCATGCCGCCGCCGATGATCAGATACTTGTAGGTTCTCATCTGCCCTCCTTGCATTCGTCGTTCCTGTGCTCATCGCCGGGAAGGATCGGCCCGGTCAAGGGGTGGGCCGCCCGCCATTGACGTTGAGCGTCTCGCCCAGCACGTAGCTGGATTCCGATGAGGTGAGGAAGACGTAGGCCGGCGCCAGTTCGGTGGGCTGCCCCGCACGACCCAGAGGCGTGTTCTTGCCGAAATCGGGCAGCGCCTCCTTCGGCTGGCCCTCCGAGACCTGAAGAGGCGTCCAGATGGGCCCGGGAGCCACCGCGTTGACCCGGATTCCGCGCGGCGCCAGCTGCTGGGCGAGACCCTTGGTGAAGTTGTTGATCGCGGCCTTCGTGGAGGCGTAGTCGAGCAGGATGGGCGCCGGCTGGTAGGCCTCGATCGACGTCGTGTTGACGATCGTCGATCCGGGCGCCAGGCAGGGCACGGCGGCCCGCACGATGCGGAACTGGGCCAGGATGTTCACCTGATAGGTGCTGAGCAGCTGCTCGTCGGAGATGTCCTCGATCGACTCTGTGAAGATCTGTCGCCCGGCGTTGTTCACCAGCGCGTCCAGGCCGTTGAGCCCGGCCACCGCGTCGGCGACCACGCTGCGGCAGAAGTCCGGATCGGCGACGTCCCCGGGCAGCGTGATGACGCGCCGGCCGGCGCGTTCGATGAGTTCGGCGACATCCTGGGCGTCCTCCTCCTCGTCGGGCAGGTAGGACATGGCCACATCGGCGCCCTCACGTGCGAAGGCGATCGCGGTGGCCGCCCCGATGCCTGAGTCCGAGCCGGTGATGAGGGCCTTGCGCCCCGCCAGGCGACCGGTGCCGACGTAGCTGTCCTCACCGCGATCGGTCTGCGGCTTCAGCGCCGCGTCGAGCCCGGGCTCGGGCTGGTCCTGCTCCGGCGGGGAGATGGAGGGGTATCGGGTGACTGGATTCTGGAAGGTGAGCTGTGAGACGTCTGCCATGATGGTCCTCCCATCGGGTCGGTGTCGAAGGTTCTGAACGGGTCCCGGCGTACCACCAGGGCGGTGGGCCGCGCCGCGGTCGTCGAGCGGGGGAGCGTGCCCGGGGATCGGCGAACTGTCGTCCGCATCCCCGAGCACGCTCCGGTACTGCAGTCGCGACGGCCCTCACTGACCGCCGTGGCTGTGCTCGCCGCCCTCGACCTTGGCCTCCCGGGGCTGTGCCTGAGCCCCCTCGCGACCGGCCTCGTGCGGATCGGCGGCGTTCTTCTCGCCGAACTTCCCGCTGCTCTGCTGACCGGCCTCGTGGGGATCGGCAGCGTTCTTCTCGCCGAACTTCCCAGTGCTCTGCTGGCCGCCCTTCTGAGCCTGCTCCTCGGTGTCGGAGCGATTTCCGAACTGTCCCGGATTGTTCTTGTCAGCCATTGTTCAGGCTCCTCTCTTTGCATTCCGCTTCACTGGATCTCCGATGTCCAGCTGCCAGTGACGCTACTGCGGGGGACCGACGAGTCAACCGGCTTCTCCAACTTTTTTCCAGATCGGCGTCACACTCCCGTCCGCACTGTAAAAACCCTGGTCAGAACGCAGTGATGTGGTTGTGTCAGGTGTGCTTACCCGGGATGCGATGAAGGTTCCGGCCGTTTCACCCTTTGGGGTGTGTCGCCCGGAGATGACGGCCGTTACCGTTGCGAACGGTGGCTGCGGCGGAAATCAGCCGGGGGCATCCTCTCCGCAGCCGCCGCCAAATATGTACGACGTACCTGTCGGTGGACCAGTCATTTCATGAAGGGCTCGTTCTCGTGGCGGCTCTTGGTGTGGAAAAGCGCACGGGAAGGAGGTCGGTATGAGGCCAGCATCCATGCGGATCCGGCGCCCCACGGGGCTCCTCATGGCGCTGCTGCTCTGCCTGGTGGCCGGATGCTCGGCAAGCTGGCCGCGCGATACCAGTGGCTCTCTGGATGCGGCCACCGGTGGGACACTGCGCGTCGGGGTCTCGGTGAATCCTCCCTGGGTCACCCGCGCGCCGAACGGCGGCGTCAGTGGCAGTGAGGCACGACTGGTCCGAGGGTATGCGCGCACGATCGATGCCGATATCCGCTGGCGGGTCGGCTCCGAGAGCGTGCTGGCCGAGGAGATCCGCGACGGCGAGCTGGACGTCGTCATCGGAGGACTGACGTCGAAATCCCCGTGGACCGACAAGATGGCGCTCACCCGTCCCTATCGGACGGTCACGGCGCCCGATGGCAGTTCGGTGAAGATGGTCATGGGGGCACCGCTGGGGGAGAATGCCCTGCTGGTCTCTCTGGAGAAGTATCTGGCCGAGCACGGAGCCCGGTGATGAGTGGCGCCTCGGTGGACGTGCAGTCGGGAGCCGGTGAGCGCAGCCTGCCCGAGGAGCCCAGCCGGGCCCTGCGATCGGCTATCAGGCTCGAATGGGTGACGATCGCCTCCCAGATCGTCATCACCGTGCTGGTGGCCGTGGTCTCCGGGCAGTCCCAGGCGATGAAGGTCGCCTGGATCGACGATCTGCTCTCGGTTCTGCCGCCGGCCGCATTCCTCATCGCCACTCGCAGGATCCGGCGCCCACCCGACATCGACCACCCTTACGGCTACCACCGCTCGATCGGCGTCGCGCATCTGGTCGCAGGCTCGGCGCTCTTCGCGATGGGCGCCTATCTGGCCCTCGATTCGGCGATGACGCTGATCACGGTCGAGCGCCCGCCGATCGGGATCACGGTGCTCGTAGGCTGGCAGGTATGGGCCGGCTGGCTGATGATCGTCGTGATGGGCGTCACCAATGTGGCTCCGGTGATCCTGGGGCACTACAAGATGAAGCTTGCCGAGCCGCTCCACGACAAGGTGCTCTACGCCGACGCGAAGATGAGTCGGGCGAACTGGACGTCTGCACTGGCGACGATCGTGGGCGTCCTCGGTGTGGGTCTGGGCTGGTGGTGGGCGGACGCGGCGGCGGCCATCGCGGTGTCCATATCGATCCTCAGGGACGGCGTCAGCAATATCCGAAGCGCCGTCGGCGGGCTCACCGACCGCCGGGCCCGCAGCTATGACGACCGGCAGCCCCACCCGCTCGTCGGACGCATCGACGTCGAGCTCGCCTCGACCGGTTGGATCGACCACGCGGTCAGCCGGGTCCGCGACGAGGGGCACCTGTTCCACGTCGAGGCCTTCGTCGTCCCCGCGGACGGACGGCCGCTGACGGCCGATCGGTGCGCCGAACTCGTGGACCGTCTGCGCTGCCTCGACTGGAAGGTCCACGACGTCGTCATCGCCCCGCTGCCCGAACTGCCCGCAGGACAGGCCTTCCCTCCCGAGCAGCCGAGCGCCGAGCAGGGCGGCCCGTGAGCCCCGGACCTCGTCACCGGACAGACGACCGTAGACGGCCACACCCAAGAGCACACCCGATGGACGCACACCCGATGGAGGAGTCATGACGGATCAGCAACACCAGGGCCGATCGACCGACGGACTCGAGCCGCGCACCCCGACCGGTGCCGCACCGAGCGACGAACCGGAGTCGGCGGCCCAGCAGGGGCAATTCCTCACCACCTCGCAGGGGGCCCGGCTGCGCGACACCGACCACTCCCTGAAGGCCGGGCGGCGCGGGCCGGTCCTGTTGCAGGATCACCACCTGCGCGAGAAGATCACCCATTTCGATCACGAGCGGATTCCTGAACGCGCGGTGCATGCCCGTGGGGCCGCCGCCCACGGCGTCTTCGAGAGCTACGGGACGGCATCGTCGGTGACACGCGCCGCCTTCCTCCAGCACGGCGCAGTGACGCCGACCTTCACCCGCTTCTCCACGGTGCTGGGTTCGCGCGGCTCGGCCGACACCGTGCGCGACACCCGCGGATTCGCCACCAAGTTCTACACCGGGGAGGGCACCTTCGACCTGGTGGGCAACAACATCCCGGTGTTCTTCATCCAGGACGGCATCAAGTTCCCCGACGTCATCCACGCCGCCAAACCGCATCCCGACCGGGAGATCCCGCAGGCCCAGTCGGCCCACGACACCTTCTGGGACTTCGTCTCCCTGCACACCGAGGCCCAGCATCACACCCTGTGGAACATGTCCGACCGCGGCATCCCGCGCTCCTTCCGGATGATGGAGGGTTTCGGCATCCACACTTTCCGGATGGAGAACGCCCAGGGGGAGCACACCCTGGTGAAGTTCCACTGGAAGCCGGCGCTGGGCGTCCACTCCCTGACCTGGGAGGAGGCCCAGATGGTCTCCGGGATGGACCCCGACTTCCACCGCCGCGATCTGGCCGACGCCATCGAGTCCGGCGCCTTCCCGCAGTGGGAACTCGGCATCCAGGTCCTCGGCGACAACGAGAACCAGACCTTCGAGGGGATCGATCTGCTCGATCCCACCAAGATCGTGCCCGAGGAACTGGCGGCGGTTCAGGCCGTCGGCAGGCTGACGCTGACCAGGAACCCGGAGAACTATTTCGCCGAGACCGAGCAGGTGGCCTTCCACCCGGGCAACCTGCCTCCGGGCATCGACGTCACCGACGATCCTCTGCTGCAGGTGCGGCTGTTCTCCTACCAGGACACCCAGCTCACCCGGCTGGGCGGGCCGAACTGGAATCAGCTGCCCATCAACCGTCCCCATGCCCCGGTCAACGACATGCTGCGCGACGGCTACGGCGAGCAGGCCGACCACTCGGGGACGGCCCCCTACCGGCCCAACAGCCTCGACGGCGGCTGCCCCTTCACCGCCGGTGACGCCGAGCACGCGTTCACCGATCTTCCGGTGAGAGTGCCCGAATCGGTGAAGAACCGCGAGCTCGCCTCGAGTTTCGAGGACCACTACAGCCAGCCCAGGATGTTCTGGAGGAGCCTGACGCCGGTCGAGCAGCGTCACACCATCGCCGCCTACTCCTTCGAACTCGGCAAGTGCCGCGAATCGGCCGTCAGGCGACGCCAGCTCACCTGCCTGGCCCGGATCGACCCGACGCTGTGCCAGAGGGTGGCCGACGCCCTGGGAATGGAGGCGCCCGAACCCGCCGAGCCCCTCGACGACCGCCTCGATCCGAGCCCGGCGCTGTCCCAGCTGGGCCGCTCCTGGCCGGTGGACGGACGGAGAATCGGCGTCATCGTCGATCCCGACGATGCCGATGACGGCCTCGCCGATCTGCTGGAGGCGGTCGCGGACGCGTCGATGACGCCGGTGCTCGTCGCTCCCCGCGGCGGAACGGCGGCAGGACTCCCGGTCGACGAGACCTTCGCCACGGCGCGATCGGTGGAGTTCGACGCCATCATGGTGGGCGGCAATCCGGTGCCGACCGAGGACGCGACGCCGAGCCTGGATCAGAAGGCCGGCGCTCCGGCCGCGGCGGGCATAGACCCGCGCCTGGCCCTGATGATCCAGGAGTGCTGGCGTCATGCCAAGGCGATCGGAGCCTGGGGACGCGGGCGCCAGGTGATCGCCGAGGCGGGCGTGCAGGCCAGCCCCGGGGTCGTCGAGGACGATCGTCCGGGCCCGGTGCTCGACGAACTCACCGAACTGCTCGGCGCCCACCGGGTCTGGCAGCGCTTCACTCCCGAGCGGGCATGACCGATGGTTCGGTCAGCCGAGCATCTCCGGTTGCTGCGAATCGGGAAACTCCTGCGTGGCGACCCCGGGCAGCATTCCGTGGGCGACGCCCCACAGCACCGCCTGGCTGCGACGGGTGACCCCGATCTTGCGGTAGGCGGATCGGATGTAGGACTTCACCGAGTTGATGCTGAGGTAGCAGCTGGCGGCGATGTTCTGGTTGGTGATGCCCTGTGCGATCAGGGCGATCATCT contains these protein-coding regions:
- a CDS encoding Fur family transcriptional regulator, which translates into the protein MTTTSRPAGVPVDAPDWSEELRESGLRITSGRIAALEYLSEHPHSTVAEILRALRRHHPSLSTQSVGNIVRDLARYGMIRRIDLPDSGAARYETRVGDNHHHIQCIICGRIKDVDCVVGHAPCLTPSNTQGMRILEADVTFRGVCAECERKNPDFPALRTHAARRAPMRRRPPLRG
- the katG gene encoding catalase/peroxidase HPI — its product is MSGQGGNPADSCQPRLPHPTQGQANHEHWPNKLNLKVLSENADVINPLDPGFDYKHEFESLDYEALKADIKELLTTSQDWWPADFGNYGPMIIRVAWHSAGTYRKWDGRGGAGTGQQRFAPLNSWPDNGNTDKGRRLLWPVKKKYGRKISWADLMILAGNVALEEMGFKPLGFGGGRVDAWEPEDVYYGTEPEFKQTSDRMSGEGTERELEKPLAATVQGLIYVDPEGPEGQPDPVVSARDIRLTFGGMGMEDDEIVALIAGGHTFGKSHGAAPDDKYVGAEPEAAPIEQQGLGWKNSYGTGKGDDTIVSGLEVTWTYHPTRWDDEFLHILFAYEWEPVKGEGGHWHWRPKDGAGQDMVPMAHSAAKREPRMFTSDIALRADPGFERIAREFHLDQDKFADAFARAWFKLTHRDMGPKSRYLGPEVPAEDFIWQDPLPARDHELIDDADVAALKRTILDSGLSVAELVKTAWASASTFRKGDKRGGANGGRIRLEPQRGWEVNEPAELARVLDVYEGVKRDFDGANAPKKVSIADLVVLGGAAAVEKAAADAGTPVEVPFAPGRVDATQEQTDVDAFNLLEPTADGFRNYWRPGHRLPAENLLVDRAAQLSLTPPEMTVLVGGLRALGATYKGSSLDVMTDLPGVLSNDFFSNLLELGNEWKPLDKGGNAFQASDEVTGEKKWTGTRNDLVFSSNAELRAIAEFYGADDAQEKFVRDFVAAWVKVSNLDRFDLR
- a CDS encoding Dps family protein, coding for MTDRLQINVPRPTGATETARENAEHGFVASPGLAENLQRVLVDLIALHLVGKQAHWNIVGPNFRDLHLNLDEVVVAARGAADIIAERMRALHATPDGRPSVVAGTTTLPDLPQGEMTTHDAINLVVAAIESAVRTMRTVHDDVDAEDPTTSDLLHDHIAALEQQAWFISAETRVPDYE
- a CDS encoding NAD(P)/FAD-dependent oxidoreductase encodes the protein MQGGQMRTYKYLIIGGGMVADGAARGIRELDGEGTIGILSADVDPPYTRPALTKKLWTDPSFGWSQVPLGTQPETGADLDLETEVTSIDREKHQVRTAEGEDVGYERLLLATGVHPRQLDDAQDDAVIYFRSADDYHRVRRLATPGRRFVIVGGGYIGSELAAALIGQGCEVTLVFPEETLGGSMFPSEIASGYQRLFTDAGVQLLPGRQASVIGRDGQATIVTLDDGNALRADAVIAGLGTVPATELAEAAGLEVDDGIVVDAHLKTSDEAVWAAGDVASYPDAILGRTRVEHVDSARKMGRAVGRSMAGDPEPYAYTPYFYSVVFGVGWQAVGTLDPSLEVLATETGDGEPVAVYLDSTGAPVGVLLWQAEGRLDAARTLLARRPTDRDEIARSIR
- a CDS encoding SDR family oxidoreductase, with protein sequence MADVSQLTFQNPVTRYPSISPPEQDQPEPGLDAALKPQTDRGEDSYVGTGRLAGRKALITGSDSGIGAATAIAFAREGADVAMSYLPDEEEDAQDVAELIERAGRRVITLPGDVADPDFCRSVVADAVAGLNGLDALVNNAGRQIFTESIEDISDEQLLSTYQVNILAQFRIVRAAVPCLAPGSTIVNTTSIEAYQPAPILLDYASTKAAINNFTKGLAQQLAPRGIRVNAVAPGPIWTPLQVSEGQPKEALPDFGKNTPLGRAGQPTELAPAYVFLTSSESSYVLGETLNVNGGRPTP
- a CDS encoding stress protein produces the protein MADKNNPGQFGNRSDTEEQAQKGGQQSTGKFGEKNAADPHEAGQQSSGKFGEKNAADPHEAGREGAQAQPREAKVEGGEHSHGGQ
- a CDS encoding transporter substrate-binding domain-containing protein, with the translated sequence MRPASMRIRRPTGLLMALLLCLVAGCSASWPRDTSGSLDAATGGTLRVGVSVNPPWVTRAPNGGVSGSEARLVRGYARTIDADIRWRVGSESVLAEEIRDGELDVVIGGLTSKSPWTDKMALTRPYRTVTAPDGSSVKMVMGAPLGENALLVSLEKYLAEHGAR
- a CDS encoding cation transporter, whose product is MSGASVDVQSGAGERSLPEEPSRALRSAIRLEWVTIASQIVITVLVAVVSGQSQAMKVAWIDDLLSVLPPAAFLIATRRIRRPPDIDHPYGYHRSIGVAHLVAGSALFAMGAYLALDSAMTLITVERPPIGITVLVGWQVWAGWLMIVVMGVTNVAPVILGHYKMKLAEPLHDKVLYADAKMSRANWTSALATIVGVLGVGLGWWWADAAAAIAVSISILRDGVSNIRSAVGGLTDRRARSYDDRQPHPLVGRIDVELASTGWIDHAVSRVRDEGHLFHVEAFVVPADGRPLTADRCAELVDRLRCLDWKVHDVVIAPLPELPAGQAFPPEQPSAEQGGP
- a CDS encoding catalase, giving the protein MTDQQHQGRSTDGLEPRTPTGAAPSDEPESAAQQGQFLTTSQGARLRDTDHSLKAGRRGPVLLQDHHLREKITHFDHERIPERAVHARGAAAHGVFESYGTASSVTRAAFLQHGAVTPTFTRFSTVLGSRGSADTVRDTRGFATKFYTGEGTFDLVGNNIPVFFIQDGIKFPDVIHAAKPHPDREIPQAQSAHDTFWDFVSLHTEAQHHTLWNMSDRGIPRSFRMMEGFGIHTFRMENAQGEHTLVKFHWKPALGVHSLTWEEAQMVSGMDPDFHRRDLADAIESGAFPQWELGIQVLGDNENQTFEGIDLLDPTKIVPEELAAVQAVGRLTLTRNPENYFAETEQVAFHPGNLPPGIDVTDDPLLQVRLFSYQDTQLTRLGGPNWNQLPINRPHAPVNDMLRDGYGEQADHSGTAPYRPNSLDGGCPFTAGDAEHAFTDLPVRVPESVKNRELASSFEDHYSQPRMFWRSLTPVEQRHTIAAYSFELGKCRESAVRRRQLTCLARIDPTLCQRVADALGMEAPEPAEPLDDRLDPSPALSQLGRSWPVDGRRIGVIVDPDDADDGLADLLEAVADASMTPVLVAPRGGTAAGLPVDETFATARSVEFDAIMVGGNPVPTEDATPSLDQKAGAPAAAGIDPRLALMIQECWRHAKAIGAWGRGRQVIAEAGVQASPGVVEDDRPGPVLDELTELLGAHRVWQRFTPERA